From one Triticum aestivum cultivar Chinese Spring chromosome 4B, IWGSC CS RefSeq v2.1, whole genome shotgun sequence genomic stretch:
- the LOC123094347 gene encoding uncharacterized protein yields the protein MSIRLQDDNFALLNKLFSADAQGIPLTVEDVRATHHILHMMMSPVYTASIIHTKRGLVVHVRHMLEASCSETTSFSTTTDARTATTILGWDGIPISSLQSGVLPDKLQDCLGKAIADGRKHNFKTPCGGGDACDYLQSLKMYLHGIIHNLYIKALKLLPTPSGSLMRSILKAGHCYGSMDPVSNIIVNSIWYNSCGCDLPVSERRDMVEYNDVLDPLCLLRAQVHSLKGLMELAAFAEPQFSVAACALELLCSTKCDIASMLPSSTESSEKNPFHESAKAAGHTRPLGLGELHQQLLLMPDARSELLSFITEAQTSGTVLRIDDMTQSISLMWNRNRSGAQTVQAPELCAGALRAVSSERSDYEDERSRLRSKIEQLLKEYTTKQFLGSEYKLDTILGVDERHKGYYPGGYICYHVNFTATCDLRLQRTLFYAEFSSSSCEPEPEFCCPLPYANAGRCYYGVLSARKIVYPDDAKYIPDDITVRGTRSADGMLGMDLVYFSPKLDVEIAENLNVLHSEEEEEKRKKKRRGRGMCRPN from the exons ATGTCAATCCGGCTCCAAGACGACAACTTTGCCCTTCTTAATAAACTGTTCTCAGCTGATGCTCAAGGTATCCCTCTCACAGTTGAGGATGTCCGGGCAACCCACCACATCCTACACATGATGATGAGTCCGGTTTATACTGCCAGCATTATCCATACCAAAAGAGGGCTGGTTGTCCATGTTCGTCACATGCTGGAGGCTAGTTGCTCCGAAACTACATCGTTCTCTACTACGACGGACGCCAGGACCGCCACCACCATCTTGGGCTGGGATGGAATCCCCATCTCGTCGTTGCAGTCCGGAGTCCTGCCTGACAAGCTGCAAGATTGCCTGGGAAAAGCAATAGCAGATGGCCGGAAACACAATTTCAAGACACCATGTGGCGGCGGCGACGCATGCGATTACCTGCAGTCTCTCAAGATGTACCTCCATGGTATAATTCACAACTTGTACATCAAGGCCCTCAAGTTGCTGCCCACACCCTCTGGCTCGCTCATGCGCAGCATCCTCAAGGCCGGCCACTGCTACGGCAGCATGGACCCTGTCTCCAACATCATCGTCAACTCCATCTGGTACAACAGCTGTGGCTGCGATCTGCCAGTTTCTGAACGAAGGGACATGGTAGAGTACAATGACGTCCTGGACCCCCTATGTCTGCTCCGCGCACAGGTTCACTCCCTCAAGGGCCTTATGGAGCTCGCTGCATTCGCCGAACCCCAATTCTCGGTGGCGGCTTGTGCTCTAGAGCTCCTCTGCAGTACAAAATGCGACATTGCTAGCATGTTGCCATCATCGACAGAGAGTTCTGAAAAGAACCCCTTCCATGAGTCTGCCAAGGCCGCTGGACACACTCGGCCCCTTGGGCTGGGTGAACTGCACCAGCAGCTGCTGCTGATGCCCGATGCGCGAAGCGAGCTGCTCTCATTTATAACCGAGGCTCAAACTAGCGGTACCGTGTTGCGCATCGACGACATGACACAAAGTATTTCGCTCATGTGGAACAGAAACAGATCCGGGGCTCAAACTGTGCAAGCTCCCGAACTTTGTGCGGGGGCATTGAGGGCGGTGTCAAGCGAGCGATCAGATTATGAGGATGAGAGGAGCCGGCTCCGTTCAAAGATTGAACAGTTGCTCAAGGAATACACGACCAAACAGTTTTTG GGATCAGAGTATAAACTTGATACTATCTTGGGTGTGGATGAAAGACACAAAGGCTACTACCCTGGCGGTTATATTTGCTACCATGTGAACTTCACGGCCACATGTGATTTGAGGCTTCAAAGGACGCTTTTCTACGCTGAATTCTCGTCATCCTCATGTGAACCGGAGCCAGAATTCTGCTGCCCTCTACCCTATGCGAATGCGG GGCGTTGCTACTATGGCGTGCTTAGTGCGAGGAAAATCGTGTATCCAGATGACGCCAAGTACATCCCGGACGATATCACCGTCCGCGGAACCCGCAGCGCGGATGGCATGCTAGGGATGGACCTGGTCTACTTCAGTCCCAAGTTGGACGTGGAGATTGCTGAGAATCTGAATGTGTTGcacagtgaagaagaagaagaaaagaggaagaagaagaggagggggagggggatgtgTCGTCCAAATTAA
- the LOC123089933 gene encoding mitogen-activated protein kinase kinase 9-like yields MALIREKRLPQLHLSLPVPPRAAAQELGVLGRRPNPAVAPAPTATKASTPSGLSSQFRLADFEKLAVLGRGNGGTVYKVRHRETCALYALKVQHYGDPAAANEADVLGRTGSPFVVRCHSVLPAATSGDVALLLELVDGGSLDSVRSRRGAFTEAALAEVAAQALSGLAYLHARRIVHLDVKPANLLVSTAGEVKVADFGIAKVVARAGDHCTSYAGTSAYMSPERFDPEAHGGHYDPYAADVWSLGVTLLELFMGRYPLLPAGQRPSWAALMCAVCFGEPPVLPAGASSPELRGFVASCLQKDYRNRASVAELLAHPFVAGRDMPVSKCALRKLVADASSSL; encoded by the coding sequence ATGGCTCTGATACGTGAGAAGAGGCTTCCGCAGCTGCACCTTTCGTTGCCTGTCCCGCCCCGCGCGGCCGCGCAGGAGCTCGGCGTCCTTGGCCGGCGCCCCAACCCCGCGGTCGCGCCGGCGCCGACGGCCACCAAGGCGTCGACCCCGTCGGGGCTGTCCAGCCAGTTCCGCCTGGCCGACTTCGAGAAGCTTGCCGTCCTGGGCCGCGGGAACGGCGGCACGGTCTACAAGGTCCGCCACCGGGAGACGTGCGCGCTCTACGCGCTCAAGGTGCAGCACTACGGCGACCCCGCTGCGGCCAACGAGGCCGACGTCCTCGGCCGCACCGGCTCGCCCTTCGTCGTCCGCTGCCACTCCGTGCTCCCCGCCGCGACCTCCGGCGACGTCGCGCTGCTCCTCGAGCTGGTGGACGGCGGGTCGCTCGACTCCGTCAGGAGCCGCCGCGGCGCGTTCACGGAGGCCGCGCTTGCGGAGGTGGCGGCGCAAGCGCTGTCCGGGCTGGCGTACCTCCACGCCCGCCGCATCGTGCACCTCGACGTCAAGCCGGCCAACCTCCTCGTCAGCACCGCCGGGGAGGTCAAGGTCGCCGACTTCGGCATCGCCAAGGTGGTCGCCCGCGCCGGCGACCACTGCACGTCGTACGCCGGCACCTCCGCGTACATGAGCCCCGAGCGCTTCGACCCGGAGGCGCACGGCGGGCACTACGACCCGTACGCCGCCGACGTGTGGAGCCTGGGGGTCACGCTCCTTGAGCTCTTCATGGGCAGGTACCCGCTCCTCCCCGCCGGGCAGCGGCCGAGCTGGGCGGCGCTCATGTGCGCCGTCTGCTTCGGCGAGCCGCCGGTGCTGCCCGCCGGtgcctcctcgccggagctccggggATTCGTCGCCTCGTGCCTGCAAAAGGACTACCGAAACAGGGCGTCCGTCGCGGAGCTGCTTGCTCACCCATTCGTCGCCGGCAGGGACATGCCCGTGTCGAAATGCGCGCTCCGGAAGCTGGTCGCCGACGCCTCGTCTTCGTTGTAG